In Armatimonadota bacterium, the following proteins share a genomic window:
- a CDS encoding class I SAM-dependent methyltransferase, with protein sequence MNPAEYDRMYALENRYWWFVARRRLAMGLLTDFGLRISDCGYSDEIVTTRSRESPNWPDPAQSDLSLIDTSTSDNDQNPQSPIGNPQSAIRNPKSIRVLDLGCGTGAVLEELAHFGSYVGLDMSGQALEYCRQRGLTRLAIGKGEALPFSTGSFDAIVALDVFEHIENDQAAMNEALRVLKPGGILVLSVPAFKALWGPHDVALMHFRRYRSPELRAKLRSAGFQIELLSYSVFFLFPLVVLIRFFERRKPNAEASLPAVPEWLNRALVKLQNLEAKLLRRVTLPWGSSLIAVGRKPS encoded by the coding sequence TGGTGGTTCGTCGCGCGTAGGCGGCTCGCGATGGGGCTGCTCACGGATTTCGGATTGCGGATTTCGGATTGCGGATATTCGGATGAAATCGTAACAACCCGGAGCCGAGAGTCACCGAATTGGCCGGATCCAGCGCAATCGGATCTGAGCCTTATCGATACCTCAACCTCTGACAATGATCAGAATCCGCAATCCCCGATAGGCAATCCGCAATCCGCAATCCGTAATCCGAAATCGATCAGGGTTCTCGACCTCGGCTGCGGCACCGGCGCTGTGCTGGAAGAGCTGGCGCACTTCGGAAGCTATGTGGGCCTCGACATGAGCGGGCAGGCCCTTGAATACTGCCGACAACGGGGCCTCACTCGCCTTGCCATCGGAAAAGGCGAGGCGCTGCCCTTCTCCACCGGATCCTTCGACGCCATCGTCGCGCTCGATGTATTCGAGCACATCGAGAACGACCAAGCCGCGATGAACGAAGCTCTTCGAGTGCTCAAGCCAGGCGGCATCCTGGTGCTGAGCGTTCCTGCGTTCAAAGCCCTCTGGGGACCGCACGATGTGGCGCTCATGCACTTTCGCCGGTATCGCTCGCCAGAGCTGCGCGCCAAGCTAAGGAGCGCGGGGTTCCAAATCGAGCTGCTCAGCTATTCGGTTTTCTTCCTTTTCCCGCTCGTCGTGCTGATCCGCTTCTTCGAGCGAAGGAAACCGAACGCAGAAGCCTCGCTGCCCGCCGTGCCCGAATGGCTGAACCGCGCTTTGGTCAAGCTGCAGAACCTCGAGGCCAAACTGCTGCGGCGCGTCACCCTTCCCTGGGGCTCCAGCCTCATCGCCGTCGGGCGCAAGCCCTCGTAA